A single region of the Hyphomonas adhaerens MHS-3 genome encodes:
- the holA gene encoding DNA polymerase III subunit delta — MLLQGKKAASFARKPDPDVWAVLAFGEDEGLASDNGQLLISAWAGKDAHADVTLLDDDAIRKEPALLFDALEAVSLLGDPRVVRVRTSGDKIAKLLIEAIEDGDKSDGRFSAHLLIEAGSLPKKSKLRSAAESAKRTAGLQFFADEGVDIEQRAKQALKEAGVDIDPEALRLFVGDLPGHRMAANSEIEKLGLYARGLGRAVSVADVRALCATEFEQTLSTAISATLDGHPAAANAAFEKLALAGTAGISVLRSLQFEVRRMLDAHVRIEEGQSNPNMKLRPPVWQSEWPAYRARLSKWPVRRLTRVMERIYDAEAQAKRAGGSTDAVVRVLMNDLARAAEAAR; from the coding sequence ATGCTGCTCCAGGGCAAAAAGGCTGCATCCTTTGCCCGGAAGCCGGATCCCGATGTCTGGGCGGTGCTTGCCTTTGGAGAGGACGAGGGCCTGGCCAGCGACAATGGCCAGCTGTTGATTTCCGCCTGGGCGGGCAAGGACGCACATGCCGACGTCACCCTGCTGGACGACGACGCTATCCGAAAAGAACCTGCCCTTTTGTTCGACGCACTCGAAGCCGTTTCCCTGTTGGGCGATCCACGTGTTGTTCGCGTGAGAACCAGCGGCGACAAGATCGCAAAACTGCTGATCGAGGCGATTGAAGACGGCGATAAAAGTGATGGCCGGTTCAGTGCACATCTGCTGATCGAGGCTGGCAGCCTGCCGAAAAAGTCCAAGCTTCGCAGCGCGGCTGAATCGGCAAAACGGACAGCCGGTCTTCAGTTCTTCGCGGATGAAGGTGTTGATATCGAGCAGCGCGCCAAGCAGGCGCTCAAGGAAGCCGGGGTCGACATCGATCCTGAAGCCTTGCGTCTGTTCGTCGGCGACCTGCCCGGGCATCGTATGGCCGCCAATTCCGAAATCGAAAAACTGGGACTCTATGCCCGTGGCCTCGGCAGGGCCGTTTCGGTGGCGGATGTCCGGGCGCTCTGCGCAACCGAGTTCGAACAGACTCTGTCAACGGCCATTTCGGCCACGCTGGACGGCCATCCGGCAGCCGCCAATGCCGCGTTCGAAAAACTCGCTTTGGCTGGCACGGCGGGGATCAGCGTTCTGCGTTCACTCCAGTTCGAGGTTCGCCGGATGCTGGACGCGCATGTCCGGATCGAAGAAGGACAGTCTAACCCGAACATGAAGCTGCGCCCGCCCGTCTGGCAGAGTGAATGGCCTGCTTATCGCGCCCGTCTCAGCAAATGGCCTGTCAGGCGCCTCACCCGCGTGATGGAACGGATCTATGACGCCGAAGCCCAGGCAAAGCGGGCGGGCGGCAGTACAGACGCTGTTGTCCGTGTACTGATGAATGATCTTGCAAGGGCGGCAGAGGCCGCCCGTTAG
- a CDS encoding LPS assembly lipoprotein LptE has protein sequence MKRFLIALALVLPACGFQPVYAPGGSASFASGNITIKEIPGRSGYMLRRALQQELAAGLPNLSTTATLEVKLSDGLTRLQFKPDGAASRSSYNASASYVLSGEKISVFGNSDAETSFSVPDAPYGDISAQTNASDRVMRVLAGRIVDDLRLQLSTKN, from the coding sequence ATGAAACGCTTCCTGATCGCGCTCGCTCTTGTTCTGCCGGCCTGCGGCTTCCAGCCTGTCTATGCGCCTGGCGGCAGCGCATCGTTTGCGTCCGGCAACATCACCATCAAAGAGATTCCAGGCCGCTCGGGTTATATGCTGCGCCGCGCGCTGCAGCAGGAACTCGCCGCAGGCCTGCCGAATCTCAGCACGACGGCGACCCTTGAAGTGAAGCTGAGTGACGGGCTAACCCGGCTGCAGTTCAAACCGGACGGGGCCGCATCGCGTTCATCCTATAATGCCAGTGCATCCTATGTGCTGTCGGGGGAGAAAATCAGCGTCTTCGGAAATTCCGATGCCGAAACCAGCTTCTCCGTGCCGGACGCACCTTATGGGGACATTTCAGCCCAGACCAATGCAAGCGATCGGGTGATGCGTGTCCTGGCCGGCCGCATTGTCGATGACTTGCGGTTGCAGCTCTCCACGAAAAACTGA
- the leuS gene encoding leucine--tRNA ligase, with translation MATRYDPQTAEEKWREAWAKADLFRAKSPKEAGDAPKAYVLEMFPYPSGRLHMGHVRNYAMGDVVARHRRAKGYNVLHPMGWDAFGMPAENAAMEKNVHPGKWTYQNIAAMKAQFAKLGLSLDWSREFATCDPEYYGAQQALFLKMLDKGLVYRKASKVNWDPVDNTVLANEQVIDGRGWRSGALVEQRELTQWFFNITHYAEDLLEEVQKLERWPEKVRTMQANWIGRSEGLQMQFEWDGDAPANFDTGIEIFTTRPDTLFGASFIALSPDHPLTIQLAETSEELKAFRGKCAQVGTSEEAIEKAEKLGFDTGLTVKHPFVDGKTLPVWVANFVLMGYGTGAIFGCPAHDQRDIEFARKFGLDVTPVVLPPGAERASYTVEDEAYTGPGSIFNSEFLDGLGIEDAKRTAIERIESMGLGAGTVNYRLRDWGVSRQRYWGCPIPVVHCENCGVVPVPESDLPVRLPDDVTFDQPGNPLDRHATWKHVDCPKCGKPARRETDTLDTFVDSSWYYARFASADDLEERAYWLPVDQYVGGIEHAVLHLLYSRFFSRAMRDIGELDLPSGEPFAGLFTQGMVTHETYKSAAGQWLQPSEVEQEGDTWIEKATGGIVTPGPIEKMSKSKKNTVDPDAIIAEFGADVARWFVLSDSPPERDVEWTQAGVEGAGRFGQRLWSLFDALGDLEKASPAEDAASITVRKASHKAVAAIDKAIEEFRFNSAVASIHEWVSVLKKAESSDEAVGARFEGASMLARCLTPFMPHLAESCWERIGGEGFVSAAPWPVADKTLTEDDAVTMAVQVNGKRRGEITVPKGESNEAVEAVAHALPEVVSFIEGKTVKKTIVVPGRIVNIVVA, from the coding sequence ATGGCCACCCGGTACGATCCGCAAACCGCGGAAGAGAAATGGCGTGAAGCCTGGGCCAAGGCGGACCTGTTCAGGGCGAAATCGCCGAAGGAAGCCGGCGACGCCCCGAAAGCCTACGTGCTGGAGATGTTCCCATATCCGTCCGGGCGCCTGCATATGGGCCATGTGCGGAACTACGCCATGGGCGATGTCGTTGCCCGCCACCGCCGCGCCAAGGGGTACAATGTGCTGCACCCCATGGGCTGGGACGCTTTCGGCATGCCGGCGGAGAACGCCGCGATGGAGAAAAACGTCCACCCCGGCAAATGGACCTACCAGAACATCGCCGCGATGAAGGCCCAGTTTGCAAAACTCGGCCTGTCGCTGGACTGGAGCCGGGAATTTGCCACTTGCGACCCGGAATATTACGGCGCGCAGCAAGCCCTGTTCCTGAAGATGCTGGACAAGGGCCTGGTCTACCGGAAAGCGTCCAAGGTGAACTGGGACCCGGTCGACAATACGGTTCTGGCGAACGAACAAGTGATCGACGGGCGCGGCTGGCGCTCGGGCGCGCTGGTTGAGCAGCGCGAACTGACACAGTGGTTCTTCAACATTACGCATTATGCCGAGGACCTTCTGGAAGAAGTTCAGAAGCTGGAGCGCTGGCCTGAAAAGGTGCGCACCATGCAGGCGAACTGGATCGGCCGGTCGGAAGGCCTGCAGATGCAGTTCGAGTGGGACGGCGACGCGCCGGCCAATTTCGACACCGGCATCGAAATTTTCACGACACGGCCGGACACGCTGTTCGGTGCAAGCTTCATTGCCCTGTCGCCGGATCATCCGCTGACTATCCAGCTGGCGGAAACCTCCGAAGAGCTGAAAGCCTTCCGCGGGAAATGCGCCCAGGTCGGCACCAGCGAGGAGGCCATCGAGAAGGCCGAGAAGCTGGGCTTCGACACGGGCCTGACTGTGAAGCACCCGTTCGTGGACGGAAAAACCCTACCGGTCTGGGTCGCGAACTTCGTTCTGATGGGTTATGGCACCGGCGCGATTTTCGGCTGTCCGGCACATGACCAGCGGGACATCGAGTTTGCCCGCAAATTCGGTCTGGACGTCACGCCCGTCGTGCTGCCGCCTGGCGCCGAGCGGGCCAGCTACACGGTTGAAGACGAGGCCTATACCGGCCCCGGCTCCATCTTCAATTCCGAGTTCCTCGATGGCCTCGGCATTGAAGACGCCAAACGCACCGCAATCGAACGAATCGAGAGCATGGGTCTCGGCGCCGGTACGGTGAACTACCGCCTGCGTGACTGGGGCGTCTCCCGGCAGCGTTACTGGGGTTGCCCCATTCCGGTGGTACACTGTGAGAATTGCGGCGTGGTGCCGGTGCCGGAAAGCGACCTGCCCGTACGCCTGCCGGACGATGTGACCTTTGACCAGCCGGGGAACCCGCTGGACCGGCACGCGACCTGGAAACATGTCGACTGTCCGAAGTGTGGCAAACCGGCCCGGCGTGAAACCGACACGCTGGATACGTTCGTGGATTCTTCCTGGTACTATGCGCGCTTCGCCAGCGCGGACGATCTGGAAGAACGCGCCTATTGGCTGCCGGTCGATCAATATGTCGGCGGCATCGAACATGCCGTGCTGCACCTGTTGTATTCCCGCTTCTTCTCCCGTGCGATGCGGGACATAGGCGAACTCGACCTGCCGAGCGGCGAGCCCTTCGCCGGCCTGTTCACACAAGGCATGGTGACCCACGAGACCTACAAGTCCGCCGCCGGGCAATGGCTGCAGCCATCGGAAGTCGAGCAGGAAGGTGACACCTGGATTGAAAAGGCCACTGGCGGAATCGTAACGCCTGGTCCGATCGAGAAGATGTCGAAATCCAAGAAGAACACGGTCGATCCCGATGCGATCATTGCCGAGTTCGGGGCCGACGTTGCCCGCTGGTTCGTGCTGTCCGACTCCCCGCCAGAGCGCGATGTTGAGTGGACCCAGGCTGGCGTTGAAGGGGCAGGCCGCTTTGGGCAGCGCCTTTGGAGCCTGTTCGACGCGCTGGGCGATCTGGAAAAAGCCAGCCCTGCCGAAGATGCCGCCTCCATCACGGTGCGCAAGGCAAGCCACAAGGCTGTCGCCGCCATCGACAAAGCCATTGAGGAATTCCGCTTCAACTCCGCCGTTGCCAGTATCCATGAATGGGTGAGCGTGTTGAAAAAAGCCGAATCTTCGGACGAAGCTGTCGGGGCCCGCTTTGAAGGTGCCTCCATGCTGGCCCGCTGCCTGACACCTTTCATGCCGCACCTGGCCGAATCCTGCTGGGAACGGATCGGCGGAGAAGGGTTTGTGTCTGCTGCGCCCTGGCCAGTGGCCGACAAGACGCTCACCGAGGACGATGCCGTGACCATGGCCGTTCAGGTCAATGGCAAGCGCCGCGGCGAAATCACCGTCCCGAAAGGCGAATCCAACGAAGCCGTGGAGGCTGTCGCACACGCCCTGCCCGAAGTGGTCTCGTTTATCGAAGGCAAGACCGTGAAGAAAACCATTGTCGTGCCGGGCCGCATCGTGAATATCGTGGTGGCATGA
- a CDS encoding DUF3576 domain-containing protein → MNKYVFSAAAAALFALVGCQGGGKRLSADAQVAATNVGTVNPYLWRASLDTFTNMPVQSTDPIGGLIVYDWKSFPGSENERIKATVYILDTRLRADGVKVAVFRQINQDGTWVDAPVDPETSMQLENAILDRARNLKNSQLG, encoded by the coding sequence ATGAACAAATATGTCTTCTCCGCGGCAGCCGCTGCCCTGTTTGCACTGGTCGGTTGCCAAGGTGGTGGAAAGCGGCTCAGCGCAGACGCCCAGGTCGCTGCGACGAATGTCGGGACAGTGAACCCCTATCTGTGGCGCGCCTCGCTCGACACGTTCACCAACATGCCCGTGCAGAGCACCGATCCGATCGGCGGCCTGATCGTGTATGACTGGAAAAGCTTCCCGGGCTCCGAGAATGAACGCATCAAGGCGACTGTCTATATCCTTGATACCCGGCTACGCGCCGACGGTGTAAAAGTGGCCGTGTTCCGGCAAATAAATCAGGATGGCACCTGGGTCGATGCACCGGTTGATCCGGAAACCTCGATGCAGCTTGAAAATGCGATCCTTGACCGCGCGCGGAACCTCAAGAACTCGCAACTCGGCTAA
- a CDS encoding porin — protein MKRPILLAFVSATACLPALAQEDWSLWETDWKAEAGLVLSPGADQPALYRLGFGVDTNRALDNGLVLGLALQMDAQQDHPSRLGFSGIVAAPVPGTPAIAGAFSGLARSPGMEDDGARSVLQTAYLYAEGGYGEVRLGRDEGIAKRFSQGAPSLFSTVSLHAPRLDPDGGAIVRTDHDLTGPAAKVSYTTPRIVGFKGGLSYTPDADVRGLDRDPVRILPGTAAYSISDAGEASLSFNHRFRESGVRVRASTAWSRADVDASPVSPVTYGTVETLSFGANAEWKDTVVGASWQGSDNGLTGRPGDYSAWTAGITQSALGFDWGVEYGRATDEAAGVEGESWRAGLARPVTESARIAFGYRHDQLDFTADAASYPLGGEGIVIEITLSH, from the coding sequence ATGAAACGTCCGATCCTTCTGGCCTTTGTCTCGGCCACGGCCTGCCTGCCTGCGCTGGCTCAGGAAGATTGGTCCCTATGGGAAACGGACTGGAAGGCCGAGGCGGGCCTCGTGCTGTCGCCCGGTGCCGATCAGCCTGCGCTTTACCGGTTGGGCTTCGGCGTTGATACCAATCGCGCGCTGGACAATGGCCTTGTGCTTGGGCTGGCGCTGCAGATGGACGCCCAACAGGACCATCCATCCCGGCTGGGATTTTCCGGCATCGTTGCTGCGCCGGTGCCCGGTACGCCCGCCATCGCCGGGGCCTTCAGCGGGCTCGCCCGGTCGCCAGGCATGGAAGACGATGGCGCGCGCAGCGTTTTGCAGACAGCCTATCTCTACGCCGAGGGCGGATATGGTGAAGTCCGCCTCGGGCGGGACGAGGGGATTGCGAAACGGTTCTCACAGGGCGCGCCCTCCCTGTTTTCGACGGTTTCACTGCACGCCCCCAGACTGGATCCGGACGGCGGGGCGATTGTGCGGACGGATCATGACCTGACGGGTCCGGCCGCAAAAGTGTCCTACACCACGCCGAGAATCGTCGGTTTCAAGGGCGGACTTTCCTATACGCCCGACGCAGATGTGCGTGGTCTGGACCGCGATCCGGTGCGGATCCTGCCCGGCACGGCCGCCTATTCGATCTCCGATGCAGGAGAAGCCAGCCTCAGTTTCAATCACCGTTTCAGGGAAAGTGGCGTGCGCGTGCGCGCATCAACAGCGTGGAGCCGCGCGGACGTCGATGCGTCTCCGGTGTCACCGGTGACATACGGCACGGTGGAAACCTTGTCGTTCGGCGCAAATGCAGAGTGGAAGGATACAGTTGTCGGTGCCAGCTGGCAGGGCAGCGATAATGGCCTGACGGGACGTCCAGGGGACTATTCGGCCTGGACTGCGGGGATCACGCAATCGGCTCTCGGTTTCGACTGGGGCGTTGAATATGGCCGCGCCACCGACGAAGCCGCAGGCGTCGAAGGGGAATCCTGGCGCGCCGGACTCGCCCGGCCGGTGACTGAGTCTGCACGAATTGCGTTCGGATACCGTCATGACCAGCTGGATTTCACGGCAGATGCGGCTTCTTACCCCCTTGGAGGGGAAGGAATTGTGATAGAAATCACACTATCGCATTAG
- a CDS encoding NtrZ family periplasmic regulatory protein — protein MRLGLLLTCVFSATVLAMPAAAQEDSRVPTVTVDTPQLSETEAGKIDWYRQFAISKPVDARPVWQAEPSEDVSMQFSGSDRWEFRIDRLSRPSASLSPLPRQEMQAGATFKITPRFSVGGEVSVGADDLNAVSTWEERDMETGVRLKSAFKF, from the coding sequence ATGCGGCTTGGGCTTCTGCTCACTTGTGTGTTCTCAGCGACGGTTCTGGCGATGCCAGCAGCCGCGCAGGAGGATTCGCGCGTGCCGACGGTCACCGTGGATACACCGCAGCTTTCCGAAACTGAGGCCGGCAAGATCGACTGGTATCGCCAGTTTGCCATTTCAAAGCCGGTCGATGCCCGCCCCGTCTGGCAGGCTGAGCCGTCTGAAGATGTCTCCATGCAGTTCTCCGGCAGTGATCGCTGGGAATTCCGGATCGACAGGCTGTCGCGTCCATCTGCGAGCCTTTCCCCGCTTCCACGCCAGGAAATGCAGGCCGGAGCCACCTTCAAGATCACGCCGCGTTTTTCGGTCGGCGGTGAAGTCAGCGTCGGTGCCGACGATCTGAACGCCGTTTCGACGTGGGAAGAGCGTGACATGGAAACCGGTGTCCGTCTGAAGTCCGCCTTCAAGTTCTAA
- a CDS encoding thiamine phosphate synthase, translated as MSVSVITMMQEDRNRAERKLRTAARVAGRHLPSGLPPVLYLTDPVRTPDPVVTAGRLSSWHGLVYRHYGQPGHAQVAADLAKVCRNRHVRLLIANDPRLAMQVGADGVHWPFAARGEARKWRTRFSLMTASAHTPEQLRLLQDAGFDAALLSTAFPSASPSARTPLGPLKVRKLARASALPVYALGGINADTAGQVAPVAGIAAIEGIEAVFGP; from the coding sequence GTGTCGGTATCAGTCATCACGATGATGCAGGAAGACCGAAACCGCGCGGAACGCAAGCTCCGCACCGCCGCACGTGTCGCGGGCCGGCACCTGCCGTCCGGCTTGCCGCCGGTCCTTTACCTGACCGATCCGGTCCGGACGCCGGATCCGGTGGTCACGGCTGGTCGGTTATCGTCATGGCATGGTCTGGTTTACCGGCATTATGGTCAGCCGGGGCACGCACAAGTCGCTGCTGATCTGGCCAAAGTCTGCCGCAACCGGCATGTCAGGCTCCTCATCGCAAACGATCCCCGGCTCGCCATGCAGGTCGGCGCAGACGGTGTGCACTGGCCATTCGCCGCGCGGGGCGAGGCCAGAAAGTGGCGTACCCGGTTTTCCCTGATGACCGCCAGCGCGCACACGCCGGAACAGTTGCGGTTGCTACAGGATGCAGGATTCGACGCAGCCCTGCTGTCCACGGCCTTCCCGTCTGCCAGCCCCAGCGCCCGCACGCCGCTCGGCCCGCTGAAGGTCCGCAAACTGGCGCGCGCATCCGCCCTACCGGTCTATGCGCTCGGCGGCATCAACGCAGACACGGCCGGTCAGGTCGCCCCTGTTGCAGGTATTGCAGCAATTGAAGGAATAGAGGCCGTATTCGGCCCATAG
- a CDS encoding YggS family pyridoxal phosphate-dependent enzyme yields the protein MTDTDTLSIAKRREAVLAELSDAASPAPQLVAVTKTQPDAAIDEILATGQRVFGENRVQEAEARWSGRRSAYPDLELHLIGPLQTNKAEIAVRLFDVIETLDRPKLADALAKAMEKVGRALPVLIQVNTGEEPQKAGVAPHELQQLLQYARDKGLDVQGLMCIPPVDEPAGPHFALLAKLAKEAGLSVLSMGMSSDYATAARFGSTHVRVGSALFGPRDYP from the coding sequence ATGACTGATACCGACACACTCTCCATTGCCAAGCGCCGCGAGGCGGTGCTGGCCGAACTTTCCGACGCCGCCTCCCCGGCGCCCCAGCTGGTGGCGGTGACAAAAACGCAGCCTGACGCGGCAATCGACGAGATCCTCGCCACGGGCCAGCGCGTGTTCGGCGAAAACCGCGTGCAGGAGGCCGAAGCCCGCTGGAGCGGCCGACGGTCCGCCTATCCGGACCTCGAATTGCACCTGATCGGCCCCTTGCAGACCAACAAGGCCGAAATCGCGGTGCGCCTGTTTGACGTGATCGAGACGCTGGACCGTCCGAAACTGGCCGATGCGCTGGCAAAGGCGATGGAAAAAGTGGGCCGCGCCCTGCCCGTCCTGATCCAGGTGAATACCGGCGAGGAGCCGCAAAAGGCCGGTGTGGCCCCGCACGAACTGCAGCAACTGCTACAGTATGCACGTGATAAGGGTCTCGATGTTCAGGGCCTGATGTGCATCCCGCCCGTGGACGAGCCGGCCGGACCGCACTTCGCCCTGCTCGCCAAGCTGGCAAAGGAGGCGGGCCTTTCCGTGCTCTCGATGGGTATGAGTTCCGACTATGCGACCGCCGCCAGGTTCGGCTCGACACATGTTCGCGTCGGGTCCGCGCTGTTTGGCCCGCGGGACTATCCCTGA
- a CDS encoding L,D-transpeptidase family protein, translating to MSADFVAFGDGRFLLAGRETRCSVGRSGIIAGKDKREGDGFSPAGTWPMRRVFYRPDRLDAPKTLLPLVPLTPEDGWCDAPDDPLYNRWVKLPYSASHENLWLEDHVYDVIVELGYNDDPPVPPLGSAIFLHLARPDWGPTAGCVAVTLDDMLEILRLSARGSEIEIRLQDQG from the coding sequence GTGAGCGCCGATTTTGTTGCCTTTGGAGATGGACGCTTCCTGCTGGCCGGCCGGGAAACCCGGTGTTCGGTCGGGCGCAGCGGTATCATCGCAGGCAAGGACAAGCGGGAAGGTGATGGGTTTTCGCCCGCCGGCACCTGGCCCATGCGCCGCGTCTTCTACAGGCCCGACCGGCTGGACGCCCCGAAAACCCTGCTGCCGCTTGTGCCGCTGACCCCGGAAGACGGCTGGTGCGATGCGCCAGATGACCCGCTCTACAATCGCTGGGTCAAGCTGCCCTATTCGGCCAGCCACGAGAATCTCTGGCTGGAAGACCATGTCTACGATGTCATCGTGGAGCTGGGCTATAATGACGACCCGCCTGTTCCGCCGCTTGGCAGCGCCATCTTCCTGCACCTCGCCCGGCCCGACTGGGGCCCGACGGCTGGCTGTGTCGCCGTGACACTGGATGACATGCTGGAAATCCTGCGCCTGTCGGCCCGCGGATCGGAGATCGAGATCCGGCTCCAGGATCAGGGATAG
- a CDS encoding response regulator transcription factor, with protein sequence MAAKKTVLLVDDDEDLREALAEQFELHDSFETIQAANANEGIDAATTQRIDLILLDVDMPDMDGREACKIMRQKGVRAPVIMLTGQDGDADTILGLESGANDYVTKPFKFSVLLARVRAHLRSFEQSEDATFKVGPYEFRPAMKLLVTDEDKKIRLTEKETNILKYLYRAGGKPVARDELLAEVWGYNAAVTTHTLETHIYRLRQKVEPDPAHARLLLTDAGGYRLQP encoded by the coding sequence ATGGCTGCCAAGAAAACGGTCCTTCTGGTGGACGATGATGAAGACCTGCGCGAGGCACTGGCAGAACAGTTCGAGCTGCACGACAGTTTCGAAACGATTCAGGCCGCCAATGCGAATGAGGGCATCGATGCCGCCACCACCCAGCGCATTGACCTGATCCTGCTGGACGTGGACATGCCCGACATGGACGGCCGCGAGGCCTGCAAAATCATGCGGCAGAAGGGCGTCCGTGCCCCGGTGATCATGCTGACAGGACAGGATGGCGATGCCGACACGATCCTTGGCCTCGAATCCGGCGCCAATGATTATGTGACCAAGCCATTCAAATTCTCCGTCCTGCTGGCCCGTGTCCGGGCCCACCTCCGGAGTTTCGAACAGTCCGAAGACGCGACATTCAAGGTCGGCCCTTATGAGTTCCGCCCCGCGATGAAGCTGCTGGTCACCGATGAAGACAAGAAGATCCGCCTGACGGAGAAGGAAACCAACATCCTGAAATATCTCTACCGGGCGGGCGGCAAGCCGGTGGCGCGCGATGAGCTGCTGGCGGAAGTCTGGGGCTACAATGCCGCCGTCACGACCCACACGCTGGAAACGCACATCTACCGCCTGCGCCAGAAAGTCGAGCCGGACCCGGCCCACGCCCGCCTGCTGCTGACCGATGCGGGAGGTTACCGCCTGCAGCCGTGA
- a CDS encoding GNAT family N-acetyltransferase, whose amino-acid sequence MIIRPATPADYPALADLWFDSWQSIGISNETDLDRAGVHERFHRDAAGRWSLYTAELDGMLVGFLALVPELSRIDQIFVAPAAKGSGVGLAMLNHAKGLMPGGMVLTTHEANGPARAFYESRGFVLTGTEPDPVHRRTKCHYAWRPAAPA is encoded by the coding sequence GTGATCATAAGGCCTGCTACGCCTGCGGATTATCCGGCACTTGCCGACCTCTGGTTTGACAGCTGGCAATCCATTGGCATTTCGAACGAAACAGACCTGGACCGCGCAGGCGTGCACGAACGGTTCCACCGCGACGCGGCGGGTCGCTGGAGTCTGTACACGGCCGAACTCGACGGCATGCTGGTCGGCTTTCTGGCGCTGGTCCCTGAACTATCCCGTATCGATCAGATCTTTGTTGCGCCTGCCGCCAAAGGCAGCGGTGTTGGCCTTGCCATGCTCAATCATGCAAAGGGGCTGATGCCCGGCGGCATGGTTCTGACGACGCATGAGGCCAATGGCCCTGCCCGCGCTTTTTATGAATCCCGGGGCTTTGTTCTGACCGGAACCGAACCGGATCCCGTGCACCGGCGGACGAAGTGCCACTATGCCTGGCGGCCGGCAGCTCCGGCTTAA
- a CDS encoding exodeoxyribonuclease III, protein MPKPLKIVSWNINSVRLRAPNIAAFVEEQKPDVICLQETKCQDGEFPEKAFNEMGLKHLVLNGQKGGHHGVAIASRLPIERIDAPDLCREGHSRVIAAKVAGIEIHNIYLPAGGDVPDPDKNEKFAHKLDFLERLGPAYKKQSKTPRILVGDLNVAPHANDVWSHKQLLKIVSHTPGETERLEASRKQAKFEDIARLAVPDEQKLYTWWSYRAKDWAASNRGRRLDHIWVNQAGLPDTLVDSYKIHLGWRGGWKPSDHAPVSVQIKAG, encoded by the coding sequence ATGCCAAAACCGCTCAAGATCGTCAGCTGGAACATCAACTCGGTTCGCCTGCGGGCCCCGAACATCGCGGCCTTTGTCGAAGAACAAAAGCCGGATGTGATCTGCCTGCAGGAAACCAAATGCCAGGACGGGGAGTTTCCCGAAAAGGCCTTCAATGAAATGGGGCTGAAGCATCTGGTGCTGAACGGCCAGAAGGGCGGCCATCATGGCGTGGCCATTGCCTCACGCCTGCCGATTGAGCGCATCGACGCGCCAGACCTGTGCCGGGAAGGCCATTCGCGTGTCATCGCCGCGAAGGTCGCCGGGATCGAGATTCACAATATCTACCTGCCCGCCGGCGGAGACGTGCCCGACCCGGACAAGAACGAGAAGTTCGCCCACAAGCTCGATTTCCTCGAACGCCTGGGCCCGGCCTACAAGAAGCAATCGAAAACGCCGCGCATTCTGGTCGGCGACCTGAACGTCGCGCCGCACGCAAACGATGTCTGGTCGCACAAGCAGTTGTTGAAGATCGTCTCCCACACGCCGGGCGAGACCGAGCGGCTGGAAGCTTCCCGCAAGCAGGCAAAATTCGAAGACATCGCCCGTCTCGCCGTGCCGGACGAGCAGAAGCTCTACACCTGGTGGAGCTATCGCGCGAAGGACTGGGCCGCCTCGAACCGCGGACGGCGCCTGGATCATATCTGGGTCAATCAGGCGGGCCTGCCGGACACGCTGGTCGACAGCTACAAGATCCATCTCGGCTGGCGCGGTGGCTGGAAACCGTCAGACCACGCACCGGTCAGTGTGCAGATCAAGGCAGGTTAA
- a CDS encoding LolA family protein yields the protein MKTKLAALVAAAALAAAPLALARQGTPEAAPTKITATPAGMTAAQRTALLNEIAASMEKVKTASGRFDQISPDYTTTSGSFALSRPGKVRFDYDAPSPLLIVANGTTVAMQDSELETTDRVPLGSTPLALLLDDNLDFNTEAEIVDVSKQGEKVEVTLRDPDGEMDGTLTLLFSGPEHDLTGWRTLDSAGNLTQVGLHDVKTGKKLNPRLFIVKDFDDE from the coding sequence ATGAAGACCAAACTCGCTGCCCTGGTTGCCGCTGCCGCCCTCGCCGCCGCGCCCCTCGCGCTGGCGCGTCAGGGAACCCCCGAAGCGGCCCCCACAAAAATCACCGCCACGCCGGCCGGCATGACCGCCGCGCAGCGCACCGCCCTGCTGAACGAAATCGCCGCGTCCATGGAAAAGGTGAAGACGGCCTCTGGCCGCTTCGACCAGATTTCCCCGGATTACACGACAACCAGCGGAAGCTTTGCGCTCTCCCGCCCCGGCAAGGTGCGGTTCGACTATGATGCCCCCTCCCCGCTTCTGATCGTCGCCAACGGCACAACGGTTGCGATGCAGGACTCCGAACTGGAGACGACAGACCGCGTGCCGCTCGGCTCCACGCCTCTGGCCCTGCTGCTGGACGACAATCTGGATTTCAACACCGAAGCCGAGATCGTCGATGTCAGCAAACAAGGCGAAAAGGTCGAGGTCACCCTGCGCGACCCGGATGGCGAAATGGACGGCACGCTTACCCTGCTGTTCAGCGGCCCGGAGCACGACCTGACCGGCTGGCGCACACTGGATAGCGCCGGCAACCTCACCCAGGTCGGATTGCACGATGTCAAAACCGGGAAAAAGCTCAATCCGCGCCTCTTCATCGTCAAGGACTTCGACGACGAATAG